From Marmota flaviventris isolate mMarFla1 chromosome X, mMarFla1.hap1, whole genome shotgun sequence, the proteins below share one genomic window:
- the Atp2b3 gene encoding plasma membrane calcium-transporting ATPase 3 isoform X8, whose product MGDMANSSIEFHPKPQQQREAPHAGGFGCTLAELRTLMELRGAEALQKIQEAYGDVSGLCRRLKTSPTEGLADSTNDLEKRRQIYGQNFIPPKQPKTFLQLVWEALQDVTLIILEVAAIVSLGLSFYAPPGEESEACGNVSGGAEDEGEAEAGWIEGAAILLSVICVVLVTAFNDWSKEKQFRGLQSRIEQEQKFTVIRNGQLLQVPVAALVVGDIAQVKYGDLLPADGVLIQGNDLKIDESSLTGESDHVRKSADKDPMLLSGTHVMEGSGRMVVTAVGVNSQTGIIFTLLGAGGEEEEKKDKKGKATLTSRKQQDGAMDSSQTRAKKQDGAVAMEMQPLKSAEGGEMEEREKKKANVPKKEKSVLQGKLTKLAVQIGKAGLVMSAITVIILVLYFVIETFVVDGRVWLAECTPVYVQYFVKFFIIGVTVLVVAVPEGLPLAVTISLAYSVKKMMKDNNLVRHLDACETMGNATAICSDKTGTLTTNRMTVVQSYLGDTHYKEIPAPSALTPKILDLLVHAISINSAYTTKILPPEKEGALPRQVGNKTECALLGFVLDLKRDFQPVREQIPEDKLYKVYTFNSVRKSMSTVIRMPDGGFRLFSKGASEILLKKCTNILNSNGELRSFRPRDRDDMVKKIIEPMACDGLRTICIAYRDFSAGQEPDWDNENEVVGDLTCIAVVGIEDPVRPEVPEAIRKCQRAGITVRMVTGDNINTARAIAAKCGIIQPGEDFLCLEGKEFNRRIRNEKGEIEQERLDKVWPKLRVLARSSPTDKHTLVKGIIDSTTGEQRQVVAVTGDGTNDGPALKKADVGFAMGIAGTDVAKEASDIILTDDNFTSIVKAVMWGRNVYDSISKFLQFQLTVNVVAVIVAFTGACITQDSPLKAVQMLWVNLIMDTFASLALATEPPTESLLLRKPYGRDKPLISRTMMKNILGHAVYQLTIIFTLLFVGELFFDIDSGRNAPLHSPPSEHYTIIFNTFVMMQLFNEINARKIHGERNVFDGIFSNPIFCTIVLGTFGIQVIATIPTSQLKCLKEAGHGPGKDEMTDEELAEGEEEIDHAERELRRGQILWFRGLNRIQTQIRVVKAFRSSLYEGLEKPESKSSIHNFMATPEFLINDYTHNIPLIDDTDVDENEERLRAPPPPAPNQNNNAIDSGIYLATHVTKSATSSAFSSRPGSPLHSVETSL is encoded by the exons ATGGGCGATATGGCCAACAGTTCCATCGAATTCCACCCCAAGCCCCAGCAGCAGCGGGAGGCCCCCCATGCAGGCGGCTTTGGGTGCACATTGGCTGAGCTGCGCACCCTCATGGAGCTCCGAGGGGCTGAGGCACTACAGAAGATCCAGGAAGCCTACGGGGATGTCAGTGGGCTTTGCAGGAGGCTGAAGACCTCACCCACAGAGG GACTGGCGGACAGCACCAACGACTTGGAGAAGCGCAGGCAGATCTATGGGCAGAACTTTATCCCTCCCAAGCAGCCCAAGACCTTCTTGCAGCTGGTGTGGGAGGCCCTGCAGGATGTGACCCTCATCATCCTGGAGGTGGCCGCCATCGTCTCCCTGGGCCTCTCCTTCTATGCACCTCCTGGAGAGGAGAGTGAAG CCTGCGGGAATGTATCAGGTGGGGCAGAAGAtgagggggaggctgaggctggctggatCGAAGGGGCCGCCATCCTGCTGTCTGTCATCTGTGTGGTGCTTGTCACGGCCTTTAATGACTGGAGCAAGGAGAAGCAGTTTCGAGGCCTGCAGAGCCGCATTGAGCAGGAGCAGAAGTTCACAGTCATCCGGAATGGGCAGCTCCTCCAGGTCCCTGTGGCTGCACTGGTGGTGGGGGACATCGCTCAGGTCAAGTATG GAGACCTGCTGCCTGCCGATGGCGTGCTCATCCAGGGAAACGACCTGAAGATCGATGAGAGCTCTCTGACAGGCGAGTCGGATCATGTGCGCAAGTCAGCTGACAAAGACCCTATGCTGCTTTCAG GTACTCATGTCATGGAAGGTTCTGGAAGAATGGTGGTAACGGCCGTTGGTGTAAACTCCCAGACAGGCATTATCTTTACCTTGCTTGGAGctggtggagaggaggaggagaaaaaagataagaaaggtAAGGCAACCCTGACTTCTA GAAAGCAGCAAGATGGGGCGATGGACAGTAGCCAGACCAGAG CTAAAAAGCAGGATGGGGCAGTTGCCATGGAAATGCAGCCCCTGAAGAGCGCAGAGGGTGGGGAGATGGAGGAGCGAGAGAAGAAGAAAGCCAACGTGCCCAAGAAGGAGAAGTCAGTTCTACAGGGGAAGCTCACGAAACTGGCTGTGCAGATTGGAAAAGCAG GGCTGGTGATGTCTGCCATCACTGTCATCATCCTGGTCCTCTACTTTGTGATTGAGACCTTCGTTGTGGATGGCCGGGTGTGGCTGGCAGAGTGCACGCCCGTCTATGTGCAGTACTTCGTGAAGTTCTTCATCATCGGTGTCACTGTGTTGGTTGTGGCTGTCCCTGAGGGCCTGCCTCTTGCTGTCACCATCTCCTTGGCTTACTCTGTCAAG AAAATGATGAAGGACAACAACCTGGTACGCCACCTGGATGCCTGTGAGACCATGGGCAATGCCACTGCCATCTGTTCAGACAAGACGGGCACGCTCACCACCAACCGGATGACTGTGGTCCAGTCCTACCTAGGAGATACCCACTACAAAGAGATTCCAGCCCCCAGTGCCCTGACCCCCAAGATCCTTGACCTCCTGGTCCATGCCATCTCCATCAACAGTGCCTACACCACCAAAATACTA CCTCCAGAGAAGGAAGGCGCTCTCCCACGCCAAGTGGGCAATAAGACGGAGTGTGCTCTGCTGGGCTTTGTCCTGGACCTGAAGCGGGACTTCCAGCCTGTGCGGGAGCAGATTCCAGAAGATAAGCTTTACAAAGTGTACACCTTCAACTCAGTCCGCAAGTCCATGAGCACGGTCATCCGCATGCCTGACGGCGGCTTCCGCCTCTTCAGCAAGGGGGCCTCGGAAATCCTGCTCAAAAA GTGCACCAACATCTTAAACAGCAATGGTGAACTCCGAAGTTTTCGTCCTCGGGACCGGGATGACATGGTGAAGAAGATCATTGAGCCAATGGCTTGCGACGGCCTCCGTACCATCTGCATCGCCTACCGAGACTTCTCTGCAGGCCAGGAGCCCGACTGGGACAACGAGAATGAGGTGGTGGGTGACCTCACCTGCATAGCTGTCGTGGGCATTGAGGATCCCGTTCGGCCTGAG GTCCCTGAAGCTATCCGCAAATGCCAGCGTGCAGGCATCACAGTTCGCATGGTGACTGGAGACAACATCAATACGGCCCGGGCCATTGCAGCCAAGTGTGGCATCATCCAACCAGGAGAGGACTTCCTGTGCTTGGAAGGGAAGGAGTTCAACAGGAGGATCCGCAACGAGAAAGGCGAG ATAGAACAAGAGCGGCTGGACAAGGTGTGGCCCAAGCTGAGGGTGCTCGCCAGGTCGTCTCCCACCGACAAGCACACTCTAGTCAAAG GGATCATCGACAGCACTACTGGTGAGCAGCGGCAGGTGGTGGCAGTGACTGGAGATGGCACCAACGATGGGCCAGCCCTCAAGAAGGCAGATGTGGGCTTTGCCATG GGGATTGCAGGAACTGACGTGGCCAAGGAGGCCTCTGACATCATCCTGACCGATGACAACTTCACCAGCATTGTCAAGGCAGTCATGTGGGGCCGCAACGTCTATGACAGCATCTCCAAGTTTTTGCAGTTCCAGCTGACAGTCAACGTTGTGGCTGTGATTGTGGCCTTCACAGGCGCCTGCATCACTCAG GACTCTCCTCTCAAAGCTGTGCAGATGTTGTGGGTGAACTTGATCATGGACACGTTTGCTTCTCTGGCCCTGGCAACGGAGCCTCCCACAGAGTCACTGCTGCTGCGGAAGCCTTATGGTCGGGACAAGCCCCTCATCTCTCGCACCATGATGAAGAATATCCTAGGCCATGCGGTCTATCAGCTCACCATCATCTTCACCCTGCTCTTTGTCG gggAGCTCTTCTTTGACATCGACAGTGGGAGGAATGCACCTCTGCACTCCCCGCCCTCAGAGCACTACACCATTATCTTTAACACCTTCGTCATGATGCAGCTCTTCAATGAGATCAATGCCCGCAAGATCCACGGCGAAAGGAACGTCTTTGATGGCATCTTCAGCAACCCCATCTTCTGCACCATTGTCCTGGGTACCTTTGGAATTCAG GTCATCGCCACCATCCCCACCAGCCAGCTCAAGTGCCTGAAGGAAGCTGGACATGGGCCTGGGAAAGATGAGATGACCGATGAGGAGCTGGCCGAGGGGGAAGAGGAGATAGACCATGCTGAGCGGGAACTGCGCAGGGGCCAGATCCTCTGGTTCCGGGGCCTCAACCGGATCCAGACGCAG
- the Atp2b3 gene encoding plasma membrane calcium-transporting ATPase 3 isoform X12, with protein MGDMANSSIEFHPKPQQQREAPHAGGFGCTLAELRTLMELRGAEALQKIQEAYGDVSGLCRRLKTSPTEGLADSTNDLEKRRQIYGQNFIPPKQPKTFLQLVWEALQDVTLIILEVAAIVSLGLSFYAPPGEESEACGNVSGGAEDEGEAEAGWIEGAAILLSVICVVLVTAFNDWSKEKQFRGLQSRIEQEQKFTVIRNGQLLQVPVAALVVGDIAQVKYGDLLPADGVLIQGNDLKIDESSLTGESDHVRKSADKDPMLLSGKQQDGAMDSSQTRAKKQDGAVAMEMQPLKSAEGGEMEEREKKKANVPKKEKSVLQGKLTKLAVQIGKAGLVMSAITVIILVLYFVIETFVVDGRVWLAECTPVYVQYFVKFFIIGVTVLVVAVPEGLPLAVTISLAYSVKKMMKDNNLVRHLDACETMGNATAICSDKTGTLTTNRMTVVQSYLGDTHYKEIPAPSALTPKILDLLVHAISINSAYTTKILPPEKEGALPRQVGNKTECALLGFVLDLKRDFQPVREQIPEDKLYKVYTFNSVRKSMSTVIRMPDGGFRLFSKGASEILLKKCTNILNSNGELRSFRPRDRDDMVKKIIEPMACDGLRTICIAYRDFSAGQEPDWDNENEVVGDLTCIAVVGIEDPVRPEVPEAIRKCQRAGITVRMVTGDNINTARAIAAKCGIIQPGEDFLCLEGKEFNRRIRNEKGEIEQERLDKVWPKLRVLARSSPTDKHTLVKGIIDSTTGEQRQVVAVTGDGTNDGPALKKADVGFAMGIAGTDVAKEASDIILTDDNFTSIVKAVMWGRNVYDSISKFLQFQLTVNVVAVIVAFTGACITQDSPLKAVQMLWVNLIMDTFASLALATEPPTESLLLRKPYGRDKPLISRTMMKNILGHAVYQLTIIFTLLFVGELFFDIDSGRNAPLHSPPSEHYTIIFNTFVMMQLFNEINARKIHGERNVFDGIFSNPIFCTIVLGTFGIQVIATIPTSQLKCLKEAGHGPGKDEMTDEELAEGEEEIDHAERELRRGQILWFRGLNRIQTQIRVVKAFRSSLYEGLEKPESKSSIHNFMATPEFLINDYTHNIPLIDDTDVDENEERLRAPPPPAPNQNNNAIDSGIYLATHVTKSATSSAFSSRPGSPLHSVETSL; from the exons ATGGGCGATATGGCCAACAGTTCCATCGAATTCCACCCCAAGCCCCAGCAGCAGCGGGAGGCCCCCCATGCAGGCGGCTTTGGGTGCACATTGGCTGAGCTGCGCACCCTCATGGAGCTCCGAGGGGCTGAGGCACTACAGAAGATCCAGGAAGCCTACGGGGATGTCAGTGGGCTTTGCAGGAGGCTGAAGACCTCACCCACAGAGG GACTGGCGGACAGCACCAACGACTTGGAGAAGCGCAGGCAGATCTATGGGCAGAACTTTATCCCTCCCAAGCAGCCCAAGACCTTCTTGCAGCTGGTGTGGGAGGCCCTGCAGGATGTGACCCTCATCATCCTGGAGGTGGCCGCCATCGTCTCCCTGGGCCTCTCCTTCTATGCACCTCCTGGAGAGGAGAGTGAAG CCTGCGGGAATGTATCAGGTGGGGCAGAAGAtgagggggaggctgaggctggctggatCGAAGGGGCCGCCATCCTGCTGTCTGTCATCTGTGTGGTGCTTGTCACGGCCTTTAATGACTGGAGCAAGGAGAAGCAGTTTCGAGGCCTGCAGAGCCGCATTGAGCAGGAGCAGAAGTTCACAGTCATCCGGAATGGGCAGCTCCTCCAGGTCCCTGTGGCTGCACTGGTGGTGGGGGACATCGCTCAGGTCAAGTATG GAGACCTGCTGCCTGCCGATGGCGTGCTCATCCAGGGAAACGACCTGAAGATCGATGAGAGCTCTCTGACAGGCGAGTCGGATCATGTGCGCAAGTCAGCTGACAAAGACCCTATGCTGCTTTCAG GAAAGCAGCAAGATGGGGCGATGGACAGTAGCCAGACCAGAG CTAAAAAGCAGGATGGGGCAGTTGCCATGGAAATGCAGCCCCTGAAGAGCGCAGAGGGTGGGGAGATGGAGGAGCGAGAGAAGAAGAAAGCCAACGTGCCCAAGAAGGAGAAGTCAGTTCTACAGGGGAAGCTCACGAAACTGGCTGTGCAGATTGGAAAAGCAG GGCTGGTGATGTCTGCCATCACTGTCATCATCCTGGTCCTCTACTTTGTGATTGAGACCTTCGTTGTGGATGGCCGGGTGTGGCTGGCAGAGTGCACGCCCGTCTATGTGCAGTACTTCGTGAAGTTCTTCATCATCGGTGTCACTGTGTTGGTTGTGGCTGTCCCTGAGGGCCTGCCTCTTGCTGTCACCATCTCCTTGGCTTACTCTGTCAAG AAAATGATGAAGGACAACAACCTGGTACGCCACCTGGATGCCTGTGAGACCATGGGCAATGCCACTGCCATCTGTTCAGACAAGACGGGCACGCTCACCACCAACCGGATGACTGTGGTCCAGTCCTACCTAGGAGATACCCACTACAAAGAGATTCCAGCCCCCAGTGCCCTGACCCCCAAGATCCTTGACCTCCTGGTCCATGCCATCTCCATCAACAGTGCCTACACCACCAAAATACTA CCTCCAGAGAAGGAAGGCGCTCTCCCACGCCAAGTGGGCAATAAGACGGAGTGTGCTCTGCTGGGCTTTGTCCTGGACCTGAAGCGGGACTTCCAGCCTGTGCGGGAGCAGATTCCAGAAGATAAGCTTTACAAAGTGTACACCTTCAACTCAGTCCGCAAGTCCATGAGCACGGTCATCCGCATGCCTGACGGCGGCTTCCGCCTCTTCAGCAAGGGGGCCTCGGAAATCCTGCTCAAAAA GTGCACCAACATCTTAAACAGCAATGGTGAACTCCGAAGTTTTCGTCCTCGGGACCGGGATGACATGGTGAAGAAGATCATTGAGCCAATGGCTTGCGACGGCCTCCGTACCATCTGCATCGCCTACCGAGACTTCTCTGCAGGCCAGGAGCCCGACTGGGACAACGAGAATGAGGTGGTGGGTGACCTCACCTGCATAGCTGTCGTGGGCATTGAGGATCCCGTTCGGCCTGAG GTCCCTGAAGCTATCCGCAAATGCCAGCGTGCAGGCATCACAGTTCGCATGGTGACTGGAGACAACATCAATACGGCCCGGGCCATTGCAGCCAAGTGTGGCATCATCCAACCAGGAGAGGACTTCCTGTGCTTGGAAGGGAAGGAGTTCAACAGGAGGATCCGCAACGAGAAAGGCGAG ATAGAACAAGAGCGGCTGGACAAGGTGTGGCCCAAGCTGAGGGTGCTCGCCAGGTCGTCTCCCACCGACAAGCACACTCTAGTCAAAG GGATCATCGACAGCACTACTGGTGAGCAGCGGCAGGTGGTGGCAGTGACTGGAGATGGCACCAACGATGGGCCAGCCCTCAAGAAGGCAGATGTGGGCTTTGCCATG GGGATTGCAGGAACTGACGTGGCCAAGGAGGCCTCTGACATCATCCTGACCGATGACAACTTCACCAGCATTGTCAAGGCAGTCATGTGGGGCCGCAACGTCTATGACAGCATCTCCAAGTTTTTGCAGTTCCAGCTGACAGTCAACGTTGTGGCTGTGATTGTGGCCTTCACAGGCGCCTGCATCACTCAG GACTCTCCTCTCAAAGCTGTGCAGATGTTGTGGGTGAACTTGATCATGGACACGTTTGCTTCTCTGGCCCTGGCAACGGAGCCTCCCACAGAGTCACTGCTGCTGCGGAAGCCTTATGGTCGGGACAAGCCCCTCATCTCTCGCACCATGATGAAGAATATCCTAGGCCATGCGGTCTATCAGCTCACCATCATCTTCACCCTGCTCTTTGTCG gggAGCTCTTCTTTGACATCGACAGTGGGAGGAATGCACCTCTGCACTCCCCGCCCTCAGAGCACTACACCATTATCTTTAACACCTTCGTCATGATGCAGCTCTTCAATGAGATCAATGCCCGCAAGATCCACGGCGAAAGGAACGTCTTTGATGGCATCTTCAGCAACCCCATCTTCTGCACCATTGTCCTGGGTACCTTTGGAATTCAG GTCATCGCCACCATCCCCACCAGCCAGCTCAAGTGCCTGAAGGAAGCTGGACATGGGCCTGGGAAAGATGAGATGACCGATGAGGAGCTGGCCGAGGGGGAAGAGGAGATAGACCATGCTGAGCGGGAACTGCGCAGGGGCCAGATCCTCTGGTTCCGGGGCCTCAACCGGATCCAGACGCAG
- the Atp2b3 gene encoding plasma membrane calcium-transporting ATPase 3 isoform X14: MGDMANSSIEFHPKPQQQREAPHAGGFGCTLAELRTLMELRGAEALQKIQEAYGDVSGLCRRLKTSPTEGLADSTNDLEKRRQIYGQNFIPPKQPKTFLQLVWEALQDVTLIILEVAAIVSLGLSFYAPPGEESEACGNVSGGAEDEGEAEAGWIEGAAILLSVICVVLVTAFNDWSKEKQFRGLQSRIEQEQKFTVIRNGQLLQVPVAALVVGDIAQVKYGDLLPADGVLIQGNDLKIDESSLTGESDHVRKSADKDPMLLSGTHVMEGSGRMVVTAVGVNSQTGIIFTLLGAGGEEEEKKDKKGKATLTSRKQQDGAMDSSQTRAKKQDGAVAMEMQPLKSAEGGEMEEREKKKANVPKKEKSVLQGKLTKLAVQIGKAGLVMSAITVIILVLYFVIETFVVDGRVWLAECTPVYVQYFVKFFIIGVTVLVVAVPEGLPLAVTISLAYSVKPPEKEGALPRQVGNKTECALLGFVLDLKRDFQPVREQIPEDKLYKVYTFNSVRKSMSTVIRMPDGGFRLFSKGASEILLKKCTNILNSNGELRSFRPRDRDDMVKKIIEPMACDGLRTICIAYRDFSAGQEPDWDNENEVVGDLTCIAVVGIEDPVRPEVPEAIRKCQRAGITVRMVTGDNINTARAIAAKCGIIQPGEDFLCLEGKEFNRRIRNEKGEIEQERLDKVWPKLRVLARSSPTDKHTLVKGIIDSTTGEQRQVVAVTGDGTNDGPALKKADVGFAMGIAGTDVAKEASDIILTDDNFTSIVKAVMWGRNVYDSISKFLQFQLTVNVVAVIVAFTGACITQDSPLKAVQMLWVNLIMDTFASLALATEPPTESLLLRKPYGRDKPLISRTMMKNILGHAVYQLTIIFTLLFVGELFFDIDSGRNAPLHSPPSEHYTIIFNTFVMMQLFNEINARKIHGERNVFDGIFSNPIFCTIVLGTFGIQIVIVQFGGKPFSCSPLSTEQWLWCLFVGVGELVWGQVIATIPTSQLKCLKEAGHGPGKDEMTDEELAEGEEEIDHAERELRRGQILWFRGLNRIQTQIRVVKAFRSSLYEGLEKPESKSSIHNFMATPEFLINDYTHNIPLIDDTDVDENEERLRAPPPPAPNQNNNAIDSGIYLATHVTKSATSSAFSSRPGSPLHSVETSL, translated from the exons ATGGGCGATATGGCCAACAGTTCCATCGAATTCCACCCCAAGCCCCAGCAGCAGCGGGAGGCCCCCCATGCAGGCGGCTTTGGGTGCACATTGGCTGAGCTGCGCACCCTCATGGAGCTCCGAGGGGCTGAGGCACTACAGAAGATCCAGGAAGCCTACGGGGATGTCAGTGGGCTTTGCAGGAGGCTGAAGACCTCACCCACAGAGG GACTGGCGGACAGCACCAACGACTTGGAGAAGCGCAGGCAGATCTATGGGCAGAACTTTATCCCTCCCAAGCAGCCCAAGACCTTCTTGCAGCTGGTGTGGGAGGCCCTGCAGGATGTGACCCTCATCATCCTGGAGGTGGCCGCCATCGTCTCCCTGGGCCTCTCCTTCTATGCACCTCCTGGAGAGGAGAGTGAAG CCTGCGGGAATGTATCAGGTGGGGCAGAAGAtgagggggaggctgaggctggctggatCGAAGGGGCCGCCATCCTGCTGTCTGTCATCTGTGTGGTGCTTGTCACGGCCTTTAATGACTGGAGCAAGGAGAAGCAGTTTCGAGGCCTGCAGAGCCGCATTGAGCAGGAGCAGAAGTTCACAGTCATCCGGAATGGGCAGCTCCTCCAGGTCCCTGTGGCTGCACTGGTGGTGGGGGACATCGCTCAGGTCAAGTATG GAGACCTGCTGCCTGCCGATGGCGTGCTCATCCAGGGAAACGACCTGAAGATCGATGAGAGCTCTCTGACAGGCGAGTCGGATCATGTGCGCAAGTCAGCTGACAAAGACCCTATGCTGCTTTCAG GTACTCATGTCATGGAAGGTTCTGGAAGAATGGTGGTAACGGCCGTTGGTGTAAACTCCCAGACAGGCATTATCTTTACCTTGCTTGGAGctggtggagaggaggaggagaaaaaagataagaaaggtAAGGCAACCCTGACTTCTA GAAAGCAGCAAGATGGGGCGATGGACAGTAGCCAGACCAGAG CTAAAAAGCAGGATGGGGCAGTTGCCATGGAAATGCAGCCCCTGAAGAGCGCAGAGGGTGGGGAGATGGAGGAGCGAGAGAAGAAGAAAGCCAACGTGCCCAAGAAGGAGAAGTCAGTTCTACAGGGGAAGCTCACGAAACTGGCTGTGCAGATTGGAAAAGCAG GGCTGGTGATGTCTGCCATCACTGTCATCATCCTGGTCCTCTACTTTGTGATTGAGACCTTCGTTGTGGATGGCCGGGTGTGGCTGGCAGAGTGCACGCCCGTCTATGTGCAGTACTTCGTGAAGTTCTTCATCATCGGTGTCACTGTGTTGGTTGTGGCTGTCCCTGAGGGCCTGCCTCTTGCTGTCACCATCTCCTTGGCTTACTCTGTCAAG CCTCCAGAGAAGGAAGGCGCTCTCCCACGCCAAGTGGGCAATAAGACGGAGTGTGCTCTGCTGGGCTTTGTCCTGGACCTGAAGCGGGACTTCCAGCCTGTGCGGGAGCAGATTCCAGAAGATAAGCTTTACAAAGTGTACACCTTCAACTCAGTCCGCAAGTCCATGAGCACGGTCATCCGCATGCCTGACGGCGGCTTCCGCCTCTTCAGCAAGGGGGCCTCGGAAATCCTGCTCAAAAA GTGCACCAACATCTTAAACAGCAATGGTGAACTCCGAAGTTTTCGTCCTCGGGACCGGGATGACATGGTGAAGAAGATCATTGAGCCAATGGCTTGCGACGGCCTCCGTACCATCTGCATCGCCTACCGAGACTTCTCTGCAGGCCAGGAGCCCGACTGGGACAACGAGAATGAGGTGGTGGGTGACCTCACCTGCATAGCTGTCGTGGGCATTGAGGATCCCGTTCGGCCTGAG GTCCCTGAAGCTATCCGCAAATGCCAGCGTGCAGGCATCACAGTTCGCATGGTGACTGGAGACAACATCAATACGGCCCGGGCCATTGCAGCCAAGTGTGGCATCATCCAACCAGGAGAGGACTTCCTGTGCTTGGAAGGGAAGGAGTTCAACAGGAGGATCCGCAACGAGAAAGGCGAG ATAGAACAAGAGCGGCTGGACAAGGTGTGGCCCAAGCTGAGGGTGCTCGCCAGGTCGTCTCCCACCGACAAGCACACTCTAGTCAAAG GGATCATCGACAGCACTACTGGTGAGCAGCGGCAGGTGGTGGCAGTGACTGGAGATGGCACCAACGATGGGCCAGCCCTCAAGAAGGCAGATGTGGGCTTTGCCATG GGGATTGCAGGAACTGACGTGGCCAAGGAGGCCTCTGACATCATCCTGACCGATGACAACTTCACCAGCATTGTCAAGGCAGTCATGTGGGGCCGCAACGTCTATGACAGCATCTCCAAGTTTTTGCAGTTCCAGCTGACAGTCAACGTTGTGGCTGTGATTGTGGCCTTCACAGGCGCCTGCATCACTCAG GACTCTCCTCTCAAAGCTGTGCAGATGTTGTGGGTGAACTTGATCATGGACACGTTTGCTTCTCTGGCCCTGGCAACGGAGCCTCCCACAGAGTCACTGCTGCTGCGGAAGCCTTATGGTCGGGACAAGCCCCTCATCTCTCGCACCATGATGAAGAATATCCTAGGCCATGCGGTCTATCAGCTCACCATCATCTTCACCCTGCTCTTTGTCG gggAGCTCTTCTTTGACATCGACAGTGGGAGGAATGCACCTCTGCACTCCCCGCCCTCAGAGCACTACACCATTATCTTTAACACCTTCGTCATGATGCAGCTCTTCAATGAGATCAATGCCCGCAAGATCCACGGCGAAAGGAACGTCTTTGATGGCATCTTCAGCAACCCCATCTTCTGCACCATTGTCCTGGGTACCTTTGGAATTCAG ATTGTCATCGTCCAGTTTGGCGGGAAGCCCTTCAGCTGCTCCCCTCTGTCCACAGAGCAGTGGCTCTGGTGCCTGTTTGTTGGTGTTGGGGAGCTGGTCTGGGGACAG GTCATCGCCACCATCCCCACCAGCCAGCTCAAGTGCCTGAAGGAAGCTGGACATGGGCCTGGGAAAGATGAGATGACCGATGAGGAGCTGGCCGAGGGGGAAGAGGAGATAGACCATGCTGAGCGGGAACTGCGCAGGGGCCAGATCCTCTGGTTCCGGGGCCTCAACCGGATCCAGACGCAG